From Megalobrama amblycephala isolate DHTTF-2021 linkage group LG8, ASM1881202v1, whole genome shotgun sequence, the proteins below share one genomic window:
- the tubb1 gene encoding tubulin beta-1 chain, protein MREIVHLQIGQCGNQIGSKFWEVISDEHGINRAGAYEGDMDLQLERVNVYFNEAHGGKYVPRALLVDLEPGTMDSVRGSNIGQLFRPDNFIHGNSGAGNNWAKGHYTEGAELVEQVVDRVRNEAESCDCMQGFQFVHSLGGGTGSGMGTLIINKIREEYPDRIMNSFSIMPSPKVSDTVVEPYNATLSIHQLIENTDETFCIDNEALYDICFRTLKLTTPTYGDLNHLVSLTMSGITTSLRFPGQLNADLRKLAVNMVPFPRLHFFMTGFAPLTARRSQQYRALTVPELTQQMFDSRNMMTACDPRRGRYLTVAGIFRGRMSTKEVDEQMLAIQQKNSNYFVDWIPHNVKVAVCDIPPRGLKMASTFIGNNTAIQEIFKRIGEQFSLMFRRKAFLHWYTGEGMDELEFTEAESNLNDLVSEYQQYQDATADLDYDAEDEVTEEEGLPSTVHSTRAEIKTEVVTETSVSE, encoded by the exons ATGCGTGAGATTGTGCATCTACAGATCGGACAGTGTGGGAATCAGATCGGCTCAAAG TTCTGGGAGGTGATCAGTGATGAACATGGCATTAACAGAGCAGGAGCGTATGAGGGCGACATGGACCTTCAGCTGGAGAGGGTCAATGTGTACTTCAATGAAGCTCATG GTGGCAAATATGTTCCAAGAGCTTTGTTAGTGGACCTGGAGCCAGGCACTATGGACAGCGTGAGGGGCAGCAACATAGGACAGCTCTTCAGACCGGATAATTTTATACACG GCAATTCTGGAGCTGGCAATAACTGGGCCAAAGGTCACTATACGGAGGGCGCAGAACTTGTGGAGCAGGTTGTGGACCGTGTCCGTAATGAAGCCGAGAGCTGCGACTGCATGCAGGGGTTCCAGTTTGTCCACTCTCTAGGTGGTGGCACTGGTTCGGGAATGGGTACCTTGATTATCAATAAGATCCGAGAGGAGTACCCTGACCGCATCATGAATAGTTTCAGCATAATGCCCTCGCCGAAGGTCTCCGATACAGTAGTGGAGCCGTATAACGCGACCCTATCAATTCACCAACTGATTGAGAATACAGATGAGACGTTTTGTATTGATAACGAAGCGTTGTACGATATCTGCTTTCGCACTCTCAAGCTCACGACTCCAACTTACGGAGATCTCAACCACCTCGTATCCCTCACCATGAGCGGGATCACGACCTCCCTCCGCTTCCCAGGTCAACTGAACGCTGACCTTCGGAAGCTGGCCGTCAATATGGTGCCCTTCCCGCGTCTCCATTTCTTCATGACAGGTTTCGCTCCTCTCACAGCACGTAGAAGCCAACAATACCGTGCCCTGACGGTGCCTGAGCTCACCCAGCAGATGTTCGACTCCCGTAACATGATGACCGCGTGCGACCCACGTCGAGGACGCTATCTGACAGTGGCGGGCATTTTCCGTGGTCGCATGTCCACTAAGGAGGTCGATGAGCAGATGCTCGCCATTCAGCAGAAGAACAGCAATTACTTCGTGGACTGGATCCCTCACAACGTCAAAGTGGCCGTTTGCGATATCCCGCCACGAGGCCTCAAAATGGCCTCCACCTTCATCGGAAACAACACCGCCATCCAGGAGATATTCAAGCGCATAGGGGAGCAGTTTTCACTCATGTTCCGACGCAAGGCCTTCCTGCATTGGTACACGGGGGAGGGCATGGATGAGCTGGAGTTCACAGAGGCGGAGAGCAACCTGAATGATCTGGTTTCAGAATaccagcaatatcaggacgccACAGCCGATTTGGATTACGATGCAGAAGATGAAGTGACAGAAGAGGAGGGTCTGCCATCAACAGTACACAGCACTCGAGCAGAGATTAAGACTGAAGTGGTCACTGAGACTTCTGTCAGCGAATGA
- the atp5f1e gene encoding ATP synthase subunit epsilon, mitochondrial, translated as MVAYWRQAGLSYIRYSAICARVLRAALKPQIKIEALKNAESNVKVTKVKTA; from the exons ATGGTCGCTTACTGGAGACAAGCAGGGCTGAG TTACATCAGGTACTCAGCTATCTGCGCCAGGGTCTTGCGGGCAGCGCTGAAGCCACAGATCAAAATTGAGGCGCTTAAAAACGCAGAATCCAATGTGAAGGTCACAAAAGTGAAGACTGCATAA